From one Thermodesulfovibrionales bacterium genomic stretch:
- the kaiB gene encoding circadian clock protein KaiB — protein sequence MPHRYHLKLYIAGRTQRSEQCIVNLHSICEMELRGEYELSVIDVLENPQLAEDDKILATPTLIKKLPPPMRRLIGDLSEKEKVLIGMDLKDL from the coding sequence ATGCCACATAGATATCATCTTAAGCTCTATATTGCTGGCAGGACTCAAAGGTCGGAGCAGTGCATCGTCAACCTGCATTCTATTTGTGAAATGGAACTGCGTGGCGAATACGAGTTGAGTGTCATCGATGTCCTTGAGAACCCGCAACTGGCTGAAGATGACAAGATTCTGGCAACGCCGACCCTGATCAAAAAATTGCCTCCTCCTATGAGGAGACTCATCGGTGATCTTTCAGAAAAGGAAAAGGTACTTATCGGGATGGACCTGAAGGACCTATAA
- a CDS encoding PAS domain S-box protein, translated as MEKSDSILRILLQSAAECIIIVNRQGRIVFANNRTLDLFGYRSEELIGKVVEVLVPDRVREIHVARRNGYLTNPRNRPIGLGLDLSARKKDGSEFPVEISLSHAGEGADLMVMASISDITERKLLEEARAQLMERRIAELETTLRAFEEISQPPAASVTARMMGVMPLRDSAPAVFEDMVEGYGRIMEESIERRIFKIEGNLSNAIDDLGNRLGFLKATARDVVDLHSAVLKNKGRNASPARMRGYIEEGHFLLIELLGRVTTYYRNRAFGGGEVKTQNKIGLPKGEENAT; from the coding sequence ATGGAAAAATCTGATTCCATATTGCGCATACTTCTGCAGTCTGCGGCAGAGTGCATCATTATCGTGAACAGACAGGGACGGATTGTCTTTGCAAATAATAGGACATTGGATCTCTTCGGCTATCGGTCAGAAGAGTTGATCGGTAAGGTAGTGGAAGTCCTGGTGCCGGACCGGGTGCGCGAGATCCATGTAGCTCGCAGAAACGGGTATCTGACCAATCCCCGTAACCGTCCTATAGGGCTGGGGCTCGATCTTTCAGCGAGGAAAAAGGACGGCAGCGAATTTCCAGTCGAAATTTCTCTAAGCCACGCAGGAGAAGGGGCTGACCTGATGGTTATGGCATCTATAAGCGACATTACCGAACGCAAACTGTTGGAGGAAGCGAGGGCCCAGCTTATGGAACGAAGGATCGCTGAACTTGAGACGACGCTCCGTGCTTTCGAAGAGATTTCGCAGCCTCCGGCAGCCTCGGTGACGGCGCGCATGATGGGAGTGATGCCTCTTAGAGACTCCGCCCCTGCCGTTTTTGAGGACATGGTCGAAGGGTATGGCAGGATTATGGAGGAATCTATTGAGCGACGGATTTTCAAAATCGAAGGGAATCTTTCAAATGCGATCGATGATCTTGGAAACCGACTGGGTTTTCTTAAGGCGACCGCGCGCGATGTGGTAGATCTTCATAGTGCGGTATTGAAGAATAAAGGCAGGAACGCTTCCCCGGCTCGGATGAGAGGCTATATTGAAGAGGGACACTTCCTCCTAATTGAACTTCTCGGTCGTGTAACGACTTATTACCGAAATCGGGCATTCGGAGGCGGGGAGGTGAAGACTCAAAATAAGATCGGGCTGCCTAAAGGAGAAGAAAATGCCACATAG